The window TTGAAGGACAATATGATCATCAGCTACAACAAATCCTACTCCTTTGTACACTTGCAGTGGAATTTTCTGAACTCGTTCAATTCGGGTCAGCCCTGAAATCCCCATTTACGAGATGGAATACCTCCTCTGTCTCGAAGATGATACCGACTTTGAATCGCCAGGAACATTTGAAGTTGGACTATGAGAACTCCCGGATGTCTCGGAGCTCTTGTTCTCTACATGCCCCTTCCCCACAGACCACAATTTATCGAAGATTCTCCTCGACCTAGATGGAAGCAATTGCGCACCACTTCGGCTGTTTTTACTGTTGTTTTTTCCCAGTTTTGCGTTCTTCTGGAACTCTTCAGTTACCTTCATTTGGCTCATCTGTTTTCCCAACGGCTTGCAGTTTTCTTCTGCTATCTTGTCACATTCCTCGTCCAAATTTGTTGTGGAAAGTGAAGTGTCACTGGGATGGTTGTTAAGGGCTTGAACGCTAGCTGCAGATCTTATCTGCTCAAAGAAGAGAACTTGAACAACGACTCGAAGTGGGAGCTGCTCGTTCTGTGCAGCATCCATCGATGCCTCCAGTGTAAGTTTCTTGACATCCATCAATGCACAAATTCTTTTCCTTTCAGCCTTTGTCAAATTAGGGTGCTCCTGGAGACGTGGCTAATCAGTATTCATGCAAATAATTCACAAATCTGAAGGGCTGTATATATTTCCCAGAAATCGACCAATCTGGTCGCATTCTAAGTCTCTCATTACAATTTAAtacaaagacaaaataaatagcAGTGACTCACATGATCGCATTCCTCGTTTATAGTACTTATTAGGCATAGAACATGGCAAAGTTTTAAACATACATAATTTGAATAATATCTTATTCACATCATGACGAAACAGAACAAAGTAAGATCCAAAAGTGCTTAAAATGCTTGTAGCGACATGAAAGTTTTTTGGCATCAAATAGTTTCACTTTCAGATCTAATGGTCAGTTCaggtttgaaagaaaaaaggtaCATCCTAATAGATCAGAGCTTCCTGCAACTTCTTTACTTAAATCTCAGAAACATGACAAGGCAACTCTAGTGCGAAAACAAAAAGCATGATGGAGAATAAATAAACATGTGGATATGGCTTAAACGCATACCTTCAGGTAGATGTCAATGGCTTTGTACAACCCATCGTGAATTGGCCTTGCTGACTCGGGAACTGATTGTGATAACTCTACAAAACTACTGAGGTTAAGATTTGGGTCATGTGCAATTTCTGCAAGATACCCATCGACCAGTCTGCCAACACCCAACAACGATCCATGCCCTAATATAAAAGTATCAGTCCCCTTTTCATTCTTCTCGACaacatccaaatcccacttgtACTTTTCACGCATCACATACTGACTCACAACAGACAGAACCAACTCAACGTCATATATAGTAATTTGAGGAGATCGTGCGGGGATCAATAAGTCAACTACACGAGCTTCATGCAACTTCAAACTGATCCTCTTCACCAACTCTTCCCTCAACAACTCGTCTGCTCCAACCAAAATAGAAACTTTCAAAAGTTTCAGCAAGAAACTGGATGAACAACCCATACCTTTGTCTGACGGCAATAAGCAAATAATTGTTTCTACCAGAGATTTTTTCCTCAAGGCGTGTTCGTCCAAAACCAGTGCATCAACAGAATCTGGCAACCATCTAACTGCGTAAGTCTTCAGAGCCTCCCCAATAACAGTGCCATCCATTCTTCCCTTTGATTTTACAGCAATAATAACTCGTTTGTAGAGATCAATATCCAGCTCACATATGTCTTCAACCCACCAATCCCTTGgaactttttcaaatttttctcgATAATTCATCCCTGCTTCAATAATTTTATCACGCTCTGCTAATTTTCTGTTATATGTGTAGGACCAAGTGATGTTGGCAGGGTCTACAGATGTTTTAGAAGCAATTGAGTCTATGcatcttccaacaatcttcagATCTTCAGACCACGACAGAAGAGGTTTAGTGGTTTGTAGCACAATGATGGAATCTTTCCAGCTACGGAAGATGCTTGAGTTAAGGAACACCTCAATTTTGTATATTAGGTTACTGTGATCAACACCCTCGGTCATTTCCAGATACTCAGCAGCACATCGAGCAGCCACAACATTGTAAGCGTTGAGAGTAACAGTCATTCCATAGCAAAACTTTGCACAAATTTCAAAGGATTTTGGCCCACCAGGAAAATCAACCATGTCAATTTCTTCAGAATCCTCATTGGCTTTTGATACTAGTTTTTGCAGGCGATTGCTCTTGGACAAGAGAGGGAACTGGAAAAACAGTTACAATCAACAATAAGAAACAGAGCACGCTTCAGCAGAGAAAGCAGCAGTAATTCGAGTAACAAATGTACCATTCAATAATGATCACGTACATTTTAGATTTGACCACCACTATTATGTTCATACGAACACAAATCGTAAAAAAACATTCATATGCATATATGACTCCAAACAAATCTAATAATGCTATTATAGTAAAAAATTCATGTAAATTGATGAATAAGGGTGGCAAGGAAAAAATACCTTGTGAAGGTAAAACTTCACTTCCCCAACATTAATAACAACATCCGTCTGCAGTTCAGACGACACATATCTGCATGAACATATGAAAACCAGTTAATCACAGACACAAGGATGATAGAAACTACAATAAGACATGCATTTACAAAATATTTCTATAACTGGATCCTTATGATGCACGGAgttacaaaaaattcaaatataaactTTCGGGCTTAAGCGCGTCAAGATTTTCGTTCTTCTTAGCTAAGATTTTACTATGAGGAGGTGGTTTTTGGTAAACTCCAACACCGATGTCAGATTATAGACTTCAGATTCAAGTTATAACTGAAACTAAAATGTCACAAGGAAACTAGACATACAAGAATTAAGCAAGTTTCAATCATTTGCATATTTATTCAGATGACGCCGAAACAATCCACCGGAAGAAAAACACCTCCGGTAATTCGTTTAAATTCCTCATTCACCGGAAGAATTTCGCCTGCGTGATGGTTACAGATCTTGGGGGTACTCCATATGACATTTCCACATTTGGACCACAAAACTCAATAAAATAGTGACATTCCAAATGCAGGACCACATCCTGAAAGACAGCTTCCACACCCCCATAACTCCCTTTAACCCTACActctccaaaattaaaatagcaATACTTTTTAAgtgcagaaagaaaaacaatgatAAGAACAGCACAAAAACGCCCATGTGCTTTCGTCTCTTGTTTATTATCTCCTCAAAAGTTTCTTGTAATTATCCTATCACAAAAATAAAGGGTTCTTTTCTTGGAAGGTGGCAGCTAATCTTTCACCTTTccagtatataggtatataaaTCACCATCTAATGGCAAAGTTGTAATTTCACCCCCTTTCTCTCACCATTCGGTGGCAGCAATTCACATGCTCTGTACAAAAACAGAGCATACTTGCAGAAAGAAACTCAAACGCACATGTTTTGTCAAGCAAAAATGAACAATTTCACGGTTCTAGAGAGAGATGAAGGACCTCATTCGTTTGAAATTTCacaattctagagagagaaaaaaaagaccCATAATTCAGAATCTAATAGAAGTTCATCAAGTTCATAGCATTGACAGGAGaggcaaaaataaataaataaataaataaataaacaaaacatgaaaaattcgAAAAGggattttagaaagaaaaattggagtTTGTGATGCAAAAAATCATGAGCACAGAGAAAAAGTGAAAACCCGTTTTACCTGATAGACTTGCCATCAGCCTGAAATGCATCAGGCTTAGACCCCAGTTTCATAAACTTCATTTTTGTACCAAAATACCCTTCGAAGCAACCAGAAATTACAGCACCAAACTCCTACAGACGAAGTCCTACTCCTCCACAGAGATTATGGACTCCGTTTCCGTTTCTTCTCAATCTGCGGCCAATGCcaactttctctctcctccctctccctctctaaaATGGCCGGTCCTGAGGAACACTCGGCCGAACACAGAGACGAAAGCCCTCTCCGCCCTTGAGGACCAAACCAAACTCTTAccctctctgtttctctctctaaagcaCGCAACCAGGAGACCATAAACGTTATAGCAAGATCCTCGACCTTTACGCCCTCCCCAATCGCTTCGCAAGCCTTTATGATGACATTGATGACGCTTCTTACACAAAACCCACGACTATTTCCCCCCAACAGGAAAACCCCACAAgcccaaaaatacaaaaaaatggagaaagtgATGAAATTTAAGAGGATATTTATGAATAAACTCCACCCTCTatctccttttctctctctaacccacAACTATTTCCCCCTAAGAGAAATGCTAATCACAATCCCacaacccaaaaaataaaaaataaaaaaatgcagAAAGAATTGATTTTTCGCAGAGGATTTTTATGAACAAACcaaacccctctctctctctactttctctctctaactgtCTGCAAGCAGAGGGGAATAATAAATTCTCGCCGCCTTTGCTTTAAATCACTTCCTGATACGCTGAAGATCTTCCCCTCTGGCTCGTttctttatgattttttttccaaGGCGCGAATCTCGACGACGAAACGATGATGATATGTAATCTGACGCGGCTGTCTCCTCCTCCCTCCGAAACTTGCAGCgaaagagaaaaagaggaaagagagagagtggtgGTGGTGTGAATTTTGGGTCTAGTGAGAGAGTGTGTGGGTGTGTATATAGAGCAGGGGACTGTGTAGACAGAGTGGCTCAGAGGACGTAGCTTTTGTGCCGCTAAAGCACGCCACCCTTTTATGGTCGATTTTGCCCTTTGTAATTTGCGGTTTATGCCCGAGGAAGGAGGGTGGACGATGGTCACGATATTGAATTACGCGGGAGATGTTGATTACGCGCCGGGTAAGGAGAGTGGACGGTGTTGGTGGGGCCCTTGTGCCGGGTGGATGTTCCTGCCATTTGACGTCTAGTTAAGATGAGCAACTTTTTTACTTTTGACGTCTAAAACCATcttcaaatatcaaattttaaattttaaatttaaatttaatagaTTATGTagtattttgatattttttttttaaattacatttccacatgttaaattaaattattattttattacattattttattttttttatttttattatatatttaaagaaacattaaattaatagaaaaatagTAGTTTGAAGTAAAAGTAACAACGACGTGACCTTCTGCTTCAGTgggcattttattttattttctttatttttattatatgtttaaagaaacattaaattaatAGAAGAATAGTAGTTTGAAGCAAAAGTAACAGCGACATGGCCTTCTGCTTCAATGGACATTTCACCAGAGCAAATCTTGAGCAAAAACTCTTCAAGTTTTTGTGCGAAATCAACCTTCCAATTGGATTCTAGGTCATGCTCTAGTTTGCACTCTATGAAATCCACCTCTACTGTTGTCGTTGCTTCCAATGGATACTCTTCGAGTTTTTGTGCGAGATTGAATTCCTAATTAGATTCTACACGCTTTGCTTGCATTCTATGAAATCCGTCTCCACCATCGCCGTTATTGCTTCCACCCGCTTCATCTCTGGCGTAAGTCATCTTCTGTGAATGGGATTGGGCATTAGCGCATTGTGAAGGTGCTAGATTCACATTTGGTGGAGACTAGGATTTTTCAATTTGGGGGTTTTTGAAAGCAAtgattttttagtcaaaattggTCCACATAGTTTGTGATAGATGGAAAATCAATGATTTTCTTTGCGATTGCAATTTGTGAGATTGGTCTTGGTTCAACAGGAAGATTGTGACATCatacatcgtccaggggagtgatccttaaatgtatattctcatccctacctagcacgaggccttttgggagctcgttggcttcgggttccatcggaactccgaagttaagcgagaagggggctagagcaatcccataataggtgacccactgggaagttgctcgtgagttcccaaaaacaaaatcgtgaggaaatggtaagcccaaagcggacaatatcttgctacgatggtggagcgggcccgggaagtgatccgcctcagggcgggatgtgacagtttggtattagagcctaaccctggccgtagTGTGTCGATGAGGACGTCAGGCCcttaagaggggtggattgtgacatcccacatcgtcgaggggagtgattcttaaatgtatattctcatctttacctagcacgaggccttttaggagctcactggtttcgggttccgtaggaactctgaagttaagcgaaaggggggctagagcactcctaggatgggtgacccactaggaagttgctcgtgagttcctaaatataaaaccgtgagggaatggtaagctcaaa of the Pyrus communis chromosome 1, drPyrComm1.1, whole genome shotgun sequence genome contains:
- the LOC137744001 gene encoding phototropic-responsive NPH3 family protein NPY1-like gives rise to the protein MKFMKLGSKPDAFQADGKSIRYVSSELQTDVVINVGEVKFYLHKFPLLSKSNRLQKLVSKANEDSEEIDMVDFPGGPKSFEICAKFCYGMTVTLNAYNVVAARCAAEYLEMTEGVDHSNLIYKIEVFLNSSIFRSWKDSIIVLQTTKPLLSWSEDLKIVGRCIDSIASKTSVDPANITWSYTYNRKLAERDKIIEAGMNYREKFEKVPRDWWVEDICELDIDLYKRVIIAVKSKGRMDGTVIGEALKTYAVRWLPDSVDALVLDEHALRKKSLVETIICLLPSDKGMGCSSSFLLKLLKVSILVGADELLREELVKRISLKLHEARVVDLLIPARSPQITIYDVELVLSVVSQYVMREKYKWDLDVVEKNEKGTDTFILGHGSLLGVGRLVDGYLAEIAHDPNLNLSSFVELSQSVPESARPIHDGLYKAIDIYLKEHPNLTKAERKRICALMDVKKLTLEASMDAAQNEQLPLRVVVQVLFFEQIRSAASVQALNNHPSDTSLSTTNLDEECDKIAEENCKPLGKQMSQMKVTEEFQKNAKLGKNNSKNSRSGAQLLPSRSRRIFDKLWSVGKGHVENKSSETSGSSHSPTSNVPGDSKSVSSSRQRRYSIS